Proteins from one Pirellulales bacterium genomic window:
- a CDS encoding protoglobin domain-containing protein, with protein MSSPAPVDETVDVARQLAYLEMDETDWERLQAMAPALTAGNAEFVEAFYRHLFRFEESARFLQDPALVERLKVAQQSHLESMLQAVWNEEYVERRRRVGDAHAQVGIHPRMFLGAYNQYLQFCFRRLLDNDDARMQEFVESGLSLMKAVFFDIGLTLDAYFQHATENLQQALEMVYHANAELRQFAQLTSHDLKTPLGTMANLCDEALDEFGEQMPAGARELIDAAKNRAYRMSQTIDELLNSALTSQSGENGEVFSSELVINQAADTVRPLLEKKQIELVVSGPLPWVCGDAVKVREAFYNLLSNAAKFIDKRPGRIQISARLEGEDCIFCVADNGPGIPPEELRRIFVPFRRLPRHRNEPGSGLGLYFTKSIIEQQSGQIWVESEVGQGSRFFILLKTDIGTGASL; from the coding sequence ATGAGTTCCCCCGCACCGGTGGACGAAACGGTTGATGTGGCCCGCCAATTGGCCTATTTGGAAATGGATGAGACGGACTGGGAGCGATTGCAGGCGATGGCGCCGGCGCTGACTGCGGGCAACGCCGAGTTTGTGGAAGCGTTTTATCGGCATCTGTTCCGCTTTGAGGAGAGCGCACGTTTCCTTCAAGATCCGGCGCTGGTGGAGCGGCTCAAGGTGGCGCAGCAATCGCATTTGGAATCGATGCTGCAGGCCGTGTGGAACGAAGAATATGTCGAGCGGCGCCGGCGAGTGGGAGATGCACACGCCCAGGTGGGGATACATCCGCGGATGTTTTTGGGGGCATACAATCAGTACTTGCAGTTTTGCTTTCGCCGGCTGTTGGACAACGACGATGCGCGAATGCAAGAGTTCGTGGAATCGGGATTGTCGCTGATGAAAGCGGTTTTTTTCGACATTGGCTTGACGTTGGACGCATATTTCCAGCATGCCACGGAGAACTTGCAGCAGGCGCTGGAGATGGTTTATCACGCGAATGCGGAATTGCGGCAATTTGCCCAATTGACGAGCCATGATTTGAAAACTCCCTTGGGCACGATGGCCAACCTGTGCGATGAGGCCCTGGATGAGTTCGGCGAGCAAATGCCGGCTGGAGCCCGCGAATTGATCGACGCGGCGAAGAACCGGGCATATCGCATGAGCCAGACGATCGACGAGTTGCTAAACTCCGCGCTAACGAGTCAGTCTGGCGAAAACGGGGAGGTATTTTCCAGCGAGCTGGTAATTAATCAGGCGGCTGATACCGTCAGACCACTGTTGGAGAAAAAGCAGATTGAATTGGTGGTGTCTGGACCGTTGCCGTGGGTATGCGGCGATGCGGTGAAGGTTCGCGAAGCGTTTTACAATCTTCTCTCGAATGCGGCCAAGTTTATCGACAAGCGGCCTGGGCGAATTCAGATTAGCGCCCGGCTGGAAGGAGAGGATTGCATTTTTTGTGTAGCCGACAACGGACCGGGAATACCGCCAGAGGAACTGCGGAGAATATTTGTTCCCTTTCGCCGGCTTCCCCGTCACCGGAACGAACCAGGGTCGGGGCTGGGGCTGTATTTCACGAAGAGTATCATCGAACAACAGTCGGGCCAGATTTGGGTGGAATCGGAGGTGGGGCAAGGAAGCCGGTTTTTTATTCTGCTCAAGACGGACATTGGGACGGGGGCGTCTTTGTAG
- a CDS encoding sigma-54 dependent transcriptional regulator produces the protein MFDPNKVDLLLVDDDAEFRGTVARRCLRRGFQVQEASSGEDALGMAERRQFDVAVLDMVMPGLSGLQLLEKLKTSNPECEVIMLTGQGSIETAVQAMKLGAVDFLSKPFPLAELEILIENAYETGQLRKENRQLKTVLSRNQTDSEIIGKSAAMQEVFRLIERAGPTDKAILIQGESGTGKELVARALHRQSTRADKPLVVINCAALPESLLESELFGHEKGAFTGAAAMKPGLFEVADGGTLFIDEIGELAGSLQAKLLRVLEDGSMRRIGSVKERRVDVRLLAASNRNMAKEVAAGRFREDLFYRINVMSLQLPPLRDRKGDITLLVNHFLGSQWSVDPRAMAAIETYHWPGNVRQLINAIDRAKIMADDNTIYVEDLPPDITEARSHNGRSSAEPVGDELAGIERAHVLEVFNRERGNKSRTARALGINRRSLYRLLEKYHIESPESPQDV, from the coding sequence ATGTTCGATCCCAATAAGGTTGATCTGCTGTTAGTCGACGACGATGCGGAATTCCGCGGCACGGTGGCTCGGCGCTGCCTGCGCCGCGGATTCCAAGTTCAGGAAGCATCGTCGGGGGAAGATGCCTTAGGAATGGCCGAGCGGCGGCAATTCGATGTGGCTGTCCTCGATATGGTCATGCCTGGCCTGTCCGGTTTGCAACTTCTGGAGAAATTGAAAACATCGAATCCAGAATGCGAAGTGATTATGCTGACCGGGCAAGGGTCTATCGAAACCGCGGTCCAAGCGATGAAGCTGGGCGCCGTCGATTTCCTCTCCAAGCCCTTCCCCCTGGCCGAGTTGGAAATTCTCATCGAAAATGCTTACGAAACGGGCCAACTTCGCAAAGAGAACCGCCAACTCAAGACGGTTTTAAGCCGCAACCAAACCGATTCGGAAATTATCGGTAAGTCGGCCGCCATGCAAGAGGTGTTCCGTTTGATCGAGCGCGCAGGTCCCACGGATAAAGCAATTCTGATTCAAGGCGAAAGCGGCACCGGCAAAGAATTGGTCGCCCGCGCCCTGCATCGTCAAAGCACGCGCGCCGACAAGCCCTTGGTGGTAATCAACTGTGCCGCCTTGCCCGAATCGCTGCTGGAAAGCGAGCTTTTTGGGCACGAAAAGGGCGCTTTTACCGGCGCTGCGGCTATGAAACCAGGCTTGTTCGAGGTGGCCGACGGCGGCACGTTATTCATCGACGAAATTGGCGAGTTGGCTGGCTCCTTGCAGGCCAAATTGCTGCGCGTGCTGGAAGATGGCTCCATGCGACGCATTGGATCGGTCAAGGAGCGCCGAGTGGACGTGCGGCTACTGGCGGCCAGCAATCGAAACATGGCTAAGGAAGTGGCTGCGGGGCGTTTTCGAGAGGACCTCTTTTACCGCATCAATGTCATGTCGCTCCAATTGCCCCCCCTGCGCGATCGAAAAGGCGACATCACCCTCCTGGTCAATCATTTTTTGGGGAGCCAGTGGTCTGTCGATCCCCGGGCGATGGCCGCCATCGAAACTTACCATTGGCCCGGAAATGTGCGCCAACTGATCAATGCGATCGATCGGGCCAAGATCATGGCTGACGATAATACGATCTATGTTGAAGATTTGCCTCCCGATATTACCGAAGCTCGTTCGCACAACGGGCGCTCCTCGGCGGAACCGGTGGGCGACGAGCTGGCAGGCATCGAGCGGGCCCATGTGTTGGAAGTCTTCAACCGTGAACGGGGTAATAAAAGTCGCACGGCTAGAGCCCTTGGCATCAATCGCCGCAGCCTGTATCGCTTGCTCGAAAAATATCATATCGAGAGTCCCGAAAGCCCTCAGGACGTATAG
- a CDS encoding polysaccharide biosynthesis/export family protein, giving the protein MPVQRTAPRELTKVILPPYRIEPPDILQIDAIRVVPKFPYHLRILDSLVLQVTNALPDAPISGTFVIDPGGTINLGNPYGVVSVAGKTVEEAQQAIAAQLKQTLREPVLNVSLGEIASKQQVAGQHLVAQDGTVTLGSYGNVEVVGQTVAEAKASIESYLSQTLQDPEVSVEVFAYNSKNYYIITQGAGLGDGVTRYPITGNDTVLDAIAQISGFTSVSSTKIWVARPGHTCEGHDQILPVDWCAISQRGDATTNYQLLPGDRVYVAEDKLVSLDNCLAKIISPIERVFGITLLGSSTVFNLKNGGNGNNGGGF; this is encoded by the coding sequence GTGCCGGTTCAACGGACAGCACCGCGGGAACTTACCAAAGTGATCCTGCCGCCGTACCGGATTGAGCCCCCGGACATTCTGCAAATCGATGCGATTCGGGTAGTTCCCAAGTTTCCGTATCATTTGAGAATCCTCGATTCACTCGTACTGCAAGTAACCAATGCGTTGCCCGATGCTCCCATTTCCGGCACGTTTGTGATTGATCCAGGCGGCACAATTAACCTGGGAAATCCGTACGGTGTCGTGTCGGTGGCCGGCAAGACGGTGGAAGAAGCTCAGCAAGCCATCGCGGCACAACTGAAACAAACGTTGCGCGAGCCGGTGCTGAACGTATCGCTGGGTGAAATCGCCAGTAAGCAGCAAGTCGCCGGCCAACATTTGGTGGCTCAAGATGGCACGGTCACCCTGGGCAGCTACGGCAACGTGGAAGTCGTCGGCCAAACGGTGGCTGAGGCCAAAGCGTCGATCGAGAGTTACTTATCGCAAACGCTGCAAGATCCGGAGGTCTCCGTCGAAGTGTTTGCGTATAACAGCAAAAATTATTACATCATCACCCAAGGGGCCGGCCTGGGTGACGGCGTCACCCGTTACCCAATCACCGGCAATGATACGGTACTGGACGCGATTGCTCAAATCAGCGGATTTACGTCGGTATCTTCGACCAAGATTTGGGTTGCTCGGCCTGGTCACACGTGCGAAGGTCACGACCAAATTCTGCCCGTCGACTGGTGTGCCATTTCACAGCGCGGCGATGCAACGACGAACTATCAGTTGCTGCCTGGCGATCGAGTCTATGTCGCGGAAGATAAGCTGGTCTCGCTCGACAATTGCCTAGCGAAAATCATTTCGCCGATCGAACGCGTGTTTGGCATCACATTGTTGGGTAGCAGCACAGTGTTTAACCTGAAAAACGGTGGGAATGGCAACAACGGGGGCGGGTTCTGA